The following are encoded in a window of Artemia franciscana chromosome 19, ASM3288406v1, whole genome shotgun sequence genomic DNA:
- the LOC136039466 gene encoding cleavage stimulation factor subunit 2-like yields MTDADKTARSVFVGNIPYDVTEEKLKEIFSEVGPVLSFKIVFDRESGKPKGYGFCEYQDVDTAQSAIRNLNGHEISGRVLRVDSASISSERQREAAANVPQIGQESIYGEAVEPAQAPEAISRAVASLPPEQMFELMKQMKVCIQNNPIEGRQMLLQNPQLAYSLLQALVVMKVVDPNTAVTMLQKSNNQPPVLVPQEQPILQRAGPMPGPLPGAGIVAGQLPGLGQMPGRGIQFPPRPPIHPSVEGPWGGPPKAPVPLQQSVTAQDVDFRAAARDMDMRTMPSNFPAPVPEPDARFAREPRPVPVPVPAPQREPRPPAPQSRGPPQPVVPAPGGPSGTDQEKAALIMQVLQLSDEQIALLPPEQRHSIMVLKEQIARSQGR; encoded by the exons GATTGTCTTTGATCGAGAAAGTGGGAAACCCAAAGGTTATGGATTTTGTGAATATCAAGATGTTGATACAGCTCAAAGTGCTATTAGAAATTTAAATGGTCATGAAATCTCAGGAAGGGTACTACGTGTTGATAGTGCAAGCATTAGCAGCGAAAGACAGCGTGAAGCAG CTGCCAATGTCCCTCAGATCGGCCAAGAATCAATTTATGGAGAAGCTGTTGAGCCTGCACAAGCACCTGAAGCAATTAGCCGGGCAGTAGCCTCGCTGCCACCTGAGCAAATGTTTGAATTGATGAAACAGATGAAAGTCTGTATACAG aataaTCCAATAGAAGGAAGACAAATGTTGCTCCAAAACCCACAACTTGCCTACTCCTTATTGCAGGCTTTGGTTGTCATGAAGGTTGTTGACCCTAATACTGCTGTG ACAATGTTACAGAAGAGCAATAACCAACCACCTGTATTGGTACCTCAAGAACAGCCTATTTTGCAAAGAGCTGGACCAATGCCAGGTCCTTTGCCTGGAGCTGGTATTGTCGCAGGACAGCTACCCGGACTAGGTCAAATGCCCGGTCGGGGAATACAGTTCCCACCTCGACCTCCAATT CATCCTTCAGTGGAAGGCCCTTGGGGAGGACCACCAAAAGCGCCCGTGCCTTTACAGCAGTCAGTTACAGCTCAGGACGTAGATTTTCGTGCAGCGGCCCGTGACATGGACATGCGAACTATGCCAAGTAATTTTCCAGCCCCTGTTCCTGAACCAGATGCTAG GTTTGCAAGAGAGCCGAGACCTGTGCCAGTTCCAGTTCCTGCTCCTCAGCGTGAACCAAGGCCACCAGCACCTCAATCTAGAGGTCCTCCACAACCCGTTGTACCAGCTCCAGGAGGTCCCAGTGGCACTGATCAAGAAAAG GCGGCGTTGATCATGCAAGTACTACAACTAAGTGACGAACAGATTGCTTTACTCCCGCCAGAGCAGCGTCACTCAATTATGGTGCTGAAGGAGCAAATTGCAAGATCCCAGGGGCGATGA